One window of Tenacibaculum maritimum NCIMB 2154 genomic DNA carries:
- a CDS encoding alpha/beta fold hydrolase, translated as MQNFIIYKNIKIAFSSEGKGGSIVLLHGFLENSTMWSSVKKELSKRNRVICIDLLGHGKTDCLGYIHTMVDMAKGVAAVLKHLKIRRSILIGHSMGGYVGLAFAECFPDNVKGLCLVNSTAKADLEARKTMRIRAVEAAKREYTTLVKLSITNLFGAENKKLFRREIKEVEKQALSTPLQGYIAAQEGMRLRKDREVLLYFSPYKKMIIVGKEDTMLHHEELLEQTKNPEVEVVILPGGHMSHIENEEGLIAALKKFIRS; from the coding sequence ATGCAAAACTTTATCATATATAAAAACATTAAAATAGCTTTTTCTAGTGAAGGGAAGGGAGGAAGTATTGTGCTATTGCATGGCTTTTTAGAGAATTCGACAATGTGGAGTAGTGTAAAAAAAGAGCTTTCTAAAAGAAATAGAGTTATTTGTATAGATCTTTTAGGCCATGGAAAAACAGATTGTTTAGGATATATACATACTATGGTAGATATGGCAAAAGGAGTAGCGGCAGTATTAAAGCATTTGAAAATAAGAAGATCGATATTAATAGGGCATTCAATGGGAGGATATGTAGGGTTAGCATTTGCTGAATGTTTTCCGGATAATGTAAAAGGATTATGTCTAGTTAACTCAACAGCTAAGGCAGATTTAGAAGCACGAAAAACAATGCGTATTCGAGCAGTTGAAGCAGCAAAAAGAGAATATACAACCTTGGTAAAATTGTCGATCACGAATCTGTTTGGAGCTGAAAATAAGAAACTTTTTAGAAGAGAAATAAAAGAAGTAGAAAAGCAAGCACTAAGTACGCCATTGCAAGGGTATATAGCGGCGCAAGAAGGAATGAGATTACGTAAAGATAGAGAAGTATTGCTTTACTTTTCTCCATATAAAAAAATGATAATCGTAGGCAAGGAAGACACAATGCTTCACCATGAAGAGCTTTTGGAGCAAACTAAAAACCCAGAAGTTGAAGTAGTAATATTACCAGGAGGTCATATGAGTCATATTGAAAATGAAGAAGGTTTAATAGCAGCGTTGAAAAAATTTATAAGAAGCTAA
- the upp gene encoding uracil phosphoribosyltransferase: protein MKIHHLGKQNSILNKFIAEIRDVQIQKDSLRFRRNIERIGEIIGYELSKELAFITQEITTPLGIKRINLPNKNIVLCSILRAGLPLHQGLLNYFDEAENAFISAYRDHPKNDAEFEIVVEYFASPSMQDKVLLLADPMLATGQSLVAVHEAIQKYGAPKELHIVAVIGSSEGIAFIEKNFPKNTHLWIAAIDDVLNEKGYIVPGLGDAGDLAFGTKL from the coding sequence ATGAAAATCCACCATTTAGGGAAACAAAACTCTATTTTAAATAAATTTATAGCTGAAATACGAGATGTACAGATTCAAAAAGACTCATTGCGTTTTCGTAGAAATATAGAGCGAATAGGAGAAATTATAGGGTACGAATTAAGCAAAGAGCTTGCTTTTATAACGCAAGAAATAACAACCCCATTAGGTATAAAAAGAATCAATTTACCTAATAAAAATATAGTGTTATGTTCTATTCTTCGTGCAGGATTGCCCTTGCACCAAGGATTGTTAAATTATTTTGATGAAGCAGAAAATGCATTTATTTCAGCGTATAGAGACCATCCTAAAAATGATGCTGAATTTGAAATAGTTGTGGAATATTTTGCATCGCCATCAATGCAAGATAAGGTATTGTTACTGGCAGATCCAATGTTAGCAACAGGGCAATCTTTAGTAGCTGTTCATGAAGCAATTCAAAAGTATGGAGCTCCCAAAGAATTGCATATAGTAGCGGTAATAGGTTCTTCAGAGGGCATTGCATTTATAGAAAAAAACTTCCCAAAAAACACGCATTTATGGATTGCTGCAATTGATGATGTACTCAATGAAAAAGGGTATATTGTACCAGGATTAGGAGATGCAGGTGATTTAGCTTTTGGAACAAAACTATAA